A window of the Trichoderma asperellum chromosome 6, complete sequence genome harbors these coding sequences:
- a CDS encoding uncharacterized protein (BUSCO:EOG092D2MK3), whose translation MASPTGHTLFKKKEGTLSFSSDHGAITWTPASGGPATVSLPITNITNLQQTPDSSPKVMLKIFEKSESGNDPVTYLFHFNTQEAKSEAQAVKDLLSRLLADLRSTDANVSKLGAATGAPANGDGSASASATLGSSNGINSQSMSPKWFDDNQLKMNIELQQSLMKKDKSLHQTYMSAISTKPDSMTSAAFNSQFWSMRINLLRAHAIEINQKKGAYNVLSTVKPRTVDGELKLNISVEQVQMIFAQHPLIKRIYNETVPRLSEAEFWSRFFLSKLAKRLKGERVTDNDPADAIFDKYNADGNTFDAQAKIMSQPVPHIIDIEGNEENQGGFKGGNAKDVEMRPRANIPIVRTLNNLSEKIMANVPPSDSTAIDSKGLYDTSRELILRDLRGEGEEQRIMLSIKERNNFFSSKDSPSLKNRDIVENQQPSEILTKMQNLYAAGNDKTGDNGLQINIELELDSDSDKETKPGLNTARGAIKEAEKDVMAGIHQQRSQKYGGASDDTSPMGIPPQISDKSALTHATTIEFLHQFWDGFLSGDPDRAMEVQYLAESLARSTTRIQAVADEAEAERDIIIQKRKQEIRSHFERTGKKIRWKPDMVGGGRDAVSKIMQPTLDALRRAQDSYSKALGEENIQISTENT comes from the exons ATGGCCAGTCCAACGGGCCACACTCTtttcaagaagaaagagggcaCCCTGTCCTTCAGCAGTGATCATGGAGCGATAACTTGGACACCAGCATCAGGAGGTCCTGCAACGGTCTCACTACCAATTACCAACATAACTA ATCTTCAGCAAACCCCCGACAGCTCTCCGAAGGTTATGCTTAAAATATTCGAAAAGTCCGAGAGCGGAAACGACCCCGTCACATATTTATTCCATTTCAACACCCAGGAAGCTAAATCAGAGGCCCAAGCAGTCAAAGATCTACTTTCCCGACTTTTGGCTGATCTCAGAAGCACCGATGCAAATGTGTCCAAGCTAGGTGCTGCGACTGGAGCGCCTGCAAATGGCGATGGCTCAGCAAGCGCCTCTGCCACTCTAGGATCCTCCAATGGCATAAATTCACAATCAATGTCTCCAAAATGGTTCGATGATAACCAGCTGAAAATGAATATTGAGCTACAGCAATCTCTCatgaaaaaagacaagagcCTGCATCAAACCTACATGAGCGCTATATCGACTAAGCCAGATTCAATGACCAGCGCCGCCTTCAACTCCCAATTCTGGTCCATGAGAATAAATCTGCTAAGAGCTCATGCTATTGAAATCAACCAGAAAAAGGGGGCATATAATGTTCTTTCTACTGTTAAACCTCGGACCGTTGACGgagaattaaaattaaacatCAGCGTCGAGCAGGTCCAAATGATCTTTGCTCAGCATCCGTTAATCAAGCGAATTTACAATGAAACCGTACCGAGACTCTCTGAGGCCGAATTCTGGTCGCGATTCTTCCTCAGCAAGCTAGCCAAGAGACTCAAAGGGGAACGCGTCACCGATAACGACCCTGCAGATGCTATCTTCGACAAGTACAATGCTGATGGCAATACGTTTGATGCTCAAGCGAAAATTATGAGCCAACCTGTTCCTCACATAATCGACATTGAGGGTAATGAGGAGAACCAGGGAGGATTCAAAGGAGGCAACGCCAAGGATGTCGAGATGCGACCTCGAGCTAATATCCCCATTGTCAGGACGCTCAATAACTTGAGCGAGAAAATCATGGCAAATGTTCCTCCCTCGGATAGCACTGCCATTGATTCAAAGGGACTTTACGACACGTCCCGAGAACTAATTCTACGAGATTTAaggggagagggggaggAACAACGGATCATGCTCAGTATCAAAGAGAGGAATAATTTTTTCTCATCAAAAGATTCCCCATCGCTAAAAAATAGAGATATCGTCGAGAATCAGCAGCCTAGCGAAATTCTTACCAAAATGCAAAATCTATATGCAGCCGGGAATGATAAGACTGGAGACAATGGGCTTCAAATTAACATAGAACTCGAGTTAGATAGTGATAGCGACAAAGAGACGAAGCCTGGGCTCAATACTGCTCGTGGTGCAATcaaagaggcagaaaagGATGTCATGGCTGGCATACACCAACAACGCTCCCAGAAATACGGAGGCGCCTCAGATGATACCTCTCCGATGGGAATTCCCCCCCAAATTTCCGACAAATCCGCTCTTACTCATGCCACAACCATTGAATTTCTTCACCAATTTTGGGATGGTTTTCTTTCTGGCGACCCTGACCGGGCGATGGAGGTCCAATATTTGGCTGAATCACTAGCAAGATCCACGACGCGCATCCAGGCTGTAgctgacgaggctgaggccgAACGCGACATTATTATTCAGAAACGCAAGCAGGAGATCCGTAGCCACTTCGAGCGCACAGGGAAGAAAATCCGGTGGAAGCCAGACATGGTGGGCGGTGGTCGTGATGCTGTCTCCAAAATAATGCAGCCAACGTTGGATGCACTACGACGAGCACAGGACTCTTATTCCAAGGCATtaggagaagaaaacatTCAAATATCGACGGAGAACACGTAA